From Macaca fascicularis isolate 582-1 chromosome 14, T2T-MFA8v1.1, a single genomic window includes:
- the TIMM10B gene encoding mitochondrial import inner membrane translocase subunit Tim10 B isoform X3 encodes MLRDFLLVYNRMTELCFQRCVPSLHHRALDAEEEACLHSCAGKLIHSNHRLMAAYVQLMPALVQRRIADYEAVSAVPGVAAEQPGVSPSGS; translated from the exons ATG CTGCGTGACTTCCTGTTGGTCTACAATCGGATGACAGAACTCTGCTTCCAGCGTTGTGTGCCCAGCTTGCACCACCGAGCTCTGGACGCTGAGGAG GAGGCCTGTCTGCACAGCTGTGCTGGGAAGCTGATCCATTCCAACCACCGCCTCATGGCCGCTTACGTGCAGCTCATGCCTGCCCTGGTACAGCGCCGCATCGCAGACTACGAGGCTGTCTCGGCTGTGCCAGGCGTTGCTGCTGAGCAGCCTGGGGTCTCTCCATCAGGCAGCTAG
- the TIMM10B gene encoding mitochondrial import inner membrane translocase subunit Tim10 B isoform X1 has translation MEQQQQQQQLRNLRDFLLVYNRMTELCFQRCVPSLHHRALDAEEEACLHSCAGKLIHSNHRLMAAYVQLMPALVQRRIADYEAVSAVPGVAAEQPGVSPSGS, from the exons atggagcagcagcagcagcaacagcaactgAGAAAC CTGCGTGACTTCCTGTTGGTCTACAATCGGATGACAGAACTCTGCTTCCAGCGTTGTGTGCCCAGCTTGCACCACCGAGCTCTGGACGCTGAGGAG GAGGCCTGTCTGCACAGCTGTGCTGGGAAGCTGATCCATTCCAACCACCGCCTCATGGCCGCTTACGTGCAGCTCATGCCTGCCCTGGTACAGCGCCGCATCGCAGACTACGAGGCTGTCTCGGCTGTGCCAGGCGTTGCTGCTGAGCAGCCTGGGGTCTCTCCATCAGGCAGCTAG
- the ARFIP2 gene encoding arfaptin-2 isoform X2 has protein sequence MVSGPNLNETSIVSGGYGGSGDGLIPTGSGRHPSHSTTPAGPGDEVARGIAGEKFDIVKKWGINTYKCTKQLLSERFGRGSRTVDLELELQIELLRETKRKYESVLQLGRALTAHLYSLLQTQHALGDAFADLSQKSPELQEEFGYNAETQKLLCKNGETLLGAVNFFVSSINTLVTKTMEDTLMTVKQYEAARLEYDAYRTDLEELSLGPRDAGTRGRLESAQATFQAHRDKYEKLRGDVAIKLKFLEENKIKVMHKQLLLFHNAVSAYFAGNQKQLEQTLQQFNIKLRPPGAEKPSWLEEQ, from the exons ATGGTGTCAGGACCCAACCTCAATGAAACCAGCATTGTGTCTGGTGGCTATGGGGGCTCTGGTGATGGACTCATCCCCACAG GGTCTGGCCGCCATCCATCTCACAGCACCACTCCTGCTGGCCCTGGAGATGAGGTGGCTCGGGGCATTGCTGGAGAAAAGTTTGACATCGTCAAGAAATGGGGCATCAACACCTATAAG TGCACAAAGCAACTGTTATCAGAACGATTTGGTCGAGGCTCACGGACTGTGGACCTGGAGCTAGAGCTGCAGATTGAGTTGCTGCGTGAGACGAAGCGCAAGTATGAGAGTGTCCTGCAGCTGGGCCGGGCACTGACAGCCCACCTCTACAGCCTGCTGCAGACCCAGCATGCACTAGGTGATGCCTTTGCTGACCTCAGCCAGAAGTCCCCAGAGCTTCAG GAGGAGTTTGGCTACAATGCAGAAACACAGAAACTGCTATGCAAGAATGGGGAAACACTGCTAGGAGCTGTGAACTTCTTTGTCTCTAGCATCAACACACTGGTCACCAAGACCATGGAAGACACGCTCATGACTGTGAAACAGTATGAGGCTGCCAG gctggaatatgaTGCCTACCGAACAGACTTAGAGGAGCTGAGCCTAGGCCCCCGGGATGCAGGGACACGTGGTCGACTCGAGAGTGCCCAGGCCACTTTCCAGGCCCATCGGGACAAGTATGAGAAGCTGCGGGGAGATGTGGCCATCAAGCTCAAGTTCCTGGAAGAAAACAAG ATCAAGGTGATGCACAAGCAGCTGCTGCTCTTCCACAATGCCGTGTCCGCCTACTTTGCTGGGAACCAGAAACAGCTGGAGCAGACCCTGCAGCAGTTCAACATCAAGCTTCGGCCTCCAGGAGCTGAGAAACCCTCCTGGCTAGAGGAGCAGTGA
- the TIMM10B gene encoding mitochondrial import inner membrane translocase subunit Tim10 B isoform X2, producing the protein MLRDFLLVYNRMTELCFQRCVPSLHHRALDAEEVGNCEACLHSCAGKLIHSNHRLMAAYVQLMPALVQRRIADYEAVSAVPGVAAEQPGVSPSGS; encoded by the exons ATG CTGCGTGACTTCCTGTTGGTCTACAATCGGATGACAGAACTCTGCTTCCAGCGTTGTGTGCCCAGCTTGCACCACCGAGCTCTGGACGCTGAGGAGGTGGGGAACTGT GAGGCCTGTCTGCACAGCTGTGCTGGGAAGCTGATCCATTCCAACCACCGCCTCATGGCCGCTTACGTGCAGCTCATGCCTGCCCTGGTACAGCGCCGCATCGCAGACTACGAGGCTGTCTCGGCTGTGCCAGGCGTTGCTGCTGAGCAGCCTGGGGTCTCTCCATCAGGCAGCTAG
- the ARFIP2 gene encoding arfaptin-2 isoform X1, with product MTDGILGKAATMEIPIHGNGEARQLPEDDGLEQDLQQVMVSGPNLNETSIVSGGYGGSGDGLIPTGSGRHPSHSTTPAGPGDEVARGIAGEKFDIVKKWGINTYKCTKQLLSERFGRGSRTVDLELELQIELLRETKRKYESVLQLGRALTAHLYSLLQTQHALGDAFADLSQKSPELQEEFGYNAETQKLLCKNGETLLGAVNFFVSSINTLVTKTMEDTLMTVKQYEAARLEYDAYRTDLEELSLGPRDAGTRGRLESAQATFQAHRDKYEKLRGDVAIKLKFLEENKIKVMHKQLLLFHNAVSAYFAGNQKQLEQTLQQFNIKLRPPGAEKPSWLEEQ from the exons ATGACGGACGGGATCCTAGGGAAGGCAGCCACAATGGAGATCCCTATCCACGGGAACGGTGAAGCCAGGCAGCTTCCTGAAGATGATGGGCTGGAGCAG GACCTCCAGCAAGTGATGGTGTCAGGACCCAACCTCAATGAAACCAGCATTGTGTCTGGTGGCTATGGGGGCTCTGGTGATGGACTCATCCCCACAG GGTCTGGCCGCCATCCATCTCACAGCACCACTCCTGCTGGCCCTGGAGATGAGGTGGCTCGGGGCATTGCTGGAGAAAAGTTTGACATCGTCAAGAAATGGGGCATCAACACCTATAAG TGCACAAAGCAACTGTTATCAGAACGATTTGGTCGAGGCTCACGGACTGTGGACCTGGAGCTAGAGCTGCAGATTGAGTTGCTGCGTGAGACGAAGCGCAAGTATGAGAGTGTCCTGCAGCTGGGCCGGGCACTGACAGCCCACCTCTACAGCCTGCTGCAGACCCAGCATGCACTAGGTGATGCCTTTGCTGACCTCAGCCAGAAGTCCCCAGAGCTTCAG GAGGAGTTTGGCTACAATGCAGAAACACAGAAACTGCTATGCAAGAATGGGGAAACACTGCTAGGAGCTGTGAACTTCTTTGTCTCTAGCATCAACACACTGGTCACCAAGACCATGGAAGACACGCTCATGACTGTGAAACAGTATGAGGCTGCCAG gctggaatatgaTGCCTACCGAACAGACTTAGAGGAGCTGAGCCTAGGCCCCCGGGATGCAGGGACACGTGGTCGACTCGAGAGTGCCCAGGCCACTTTCCAGGCCCATCGGGACAAGTATGAGAAGCTGCGGGGAGATGTGGCCATCAAGCTCAAGTTCCTGGAAGAAAACAAG ATCAAGGTGATGCACAAGCAGCTGCTGCTCTTCCACAATGCCGTGTCCGCCTACTTTGCTGGGAACCAGAAACAGCTGGAGCAGACCCTGCAGCAGTTCAACATCAAGCTTCGGCCTCCAGGAGCTGAGAAACCCTCCTGGCTAGAGGAGCAGTGA